Proteins encoded in a region of the Novibacillus thermophilus genome:
- the trpB gene encoding tryptophan synthase subunit beta, giving the protein MSLAQVDTGFFGEFGGSYVPEPLQPVLKRLDEAFQAYKDDPEFKRELEAYVKDFVGRPSPLYFAERLTQKLGGAKIYLKREELNHTGSHKINNVLGQILLAKRMGAKRIIAETGAGQHGVATATGCAMFGMECVIYMGEEDTKRQALNVFRMELLGAKVVPVTRGTRTLKDAVDAALEDLVENYENTFYLLGSAVGPHPFPTIVRHFQSIIGREAREQILEQEGRLPDLVTACVGGGSNAIGLFYPFVSDETVKMVGVEPGGRGSGLGEHAAPINYGTPGVIHGFKCYVMQDDDGNIQPTHSVAAGLDYPGVGPEHSYYHSIGRAEYTTVTDEEALEAFQVLSKAEGIIPALESAHAVAYAMKVAPEMERDQIIVVNLSGRGDKDVEQVFRLLNT; this is encoded by the coding sequence ATGAGTTTAGCGCAAGTCGACACTGGTTTTTTTGGAGAATTCGGAGGAAGTTACGTTCCAGAACCGTTGCAGCCCGTTCTGAAACGGTTGGACGAGGCATTTCAAGCGTACAAGGACGATCCGGAGTTCAAACGAGAGCTAGAGGCGTATGTGAAGGATTTCGTCGGCCGGCCGAGTCCCCTCTACTTTGCGGAACGCTTGACACAAAAGCTCGGCGGGGCGAAGATCTACTTGAAACGGGAAGAGTTGAACCATACCGGTTCACATAAAATCAACAATGTGCTGGGCCAGATCTTATTGGCGAAGCGCATGGGGGCGAAACGCATCATCGCCGAGACGGGTGCCGGTCAGCACGGTGTGGCCACGGCGACCGGATGTGCCATGTTCGGGATGGAGTGCGTCATCTACATGGGTGAAGAAGACACGAAGCGCCAGGCGCTGAACGTGTTTCGGATGGAGTTGCTCGGAGCGAAAGTAGTGCCTGTCACCCGCGGCACCCGCACGTTGAAAGACGCTGTGGACGCGGCATTGGAAGACCTGGTGGAAAACTACGAGAACACGTTTTACTTGCTGGGTTCAGCGGTCGGGCCCCACCCTTTCCCGACGATTGTGCGCCACTTCCAGTCGATTATCGGGCGTGAAGCGCGGGAGCAGATTTTGGAGCAAGAAGGGCGCCTGCCCGATCTGGTGACGGCGTGTGTCGGGGGCGGCAGCAATGCCATCGGTCTGTTTTATCCTTTTGTTTCCGATGAAACAGTGAAGATGGTCGGGGTTGAGCCGGGAGGGCGGGGAAGTGGTCTGGGCGAACACGCGGCCCCGATCAACTACGGCACACCCGGCGTGATTCACGGTTTTAAATGTTACGTCATGCAGGACGACGACGGGAACATTCAGCCGACCCACTCCGTTGCCGCCGGTCTCGACTACCCCGGGGTGGGACCGGAACACAGTTACTACCATTCGATCGGCCGCGCCGAATACACGACCGTTACCGATGAAGAGGCGCTGGAAGCTTTTCAAGTACTGTCCAAAGCGGAAGGGATCATTCCCGCCCTGGAAAGCGCCCACGCCGTGGCGTACGCGATGAAGGTGGCGCCGGAGATGGAGCGAGATCAGATTATCGTCGTGAACCTCTCCGGCCGCGGGGACAAAGATGTAGAGCAAGTGTTTCGTTTGTTGAATACGTAA
- a CDS encoding PTS sugar transporter subunit IIA, which yields MDGEIVLLSEVPDPVFSQKMMGEGIAMIPTDGRVHAPVNGKVIQIAPTKHAVGMRADDGTEILIHVGLETVSLQGKGFKVKVSVGETVSVGDLLMEFDLAYIRTHAKSLVSPIVITNSRNRDQKYTLTKEKEGKMGETVIMTIK from the coding sequence ATGGACGGAGAGATTGTGTTACTGTCAGAGGTTCCGGACCCCGTTTTTAGCCAAAAAATGATGGGTGAAGGGATTGCGATGATCCCAACAGACGGAAGAGTTCACGCCCCTGTAAACGGGAAAGTGATTCAGATCGCGCCTACGAAACATGCGGTCGGGATGCGCGCTGATGACGGCACAGAAATTCTCATTCACGTTGGCTTAGAAACCGTTTCTTTACAGGGTAAGGGTTTTAAGGTAAAGGTCAGTGTCGGAGAAACCGTTTCGGTCGGAGACCTTCTCATGGAATTTGATTTGGCCTATATACGCACACATGCCAAAAGCCTTGTATCACCGATTGTCATTACAAACAGTCGTAACCGTGACCAAAAGTATACGTTGACAAAGGAAAAAGAAGGCAAAATGGGGGAAACTGTCATTATGACCATTAAGTGA
- a CDS encoding PRD domain-containing protein, translating into MKIAKVLNNNAVVIKDKGQEKIAIGSGIGFRKGKNDLVNPRKIEKLFVLKENEKLQHLLLRIPEDHFVLSEEIIAYAEEQLNTKLNDHIHIALTDHLTFAIEREKKGIQLKNKLLYEIKTLYKKEFDIGLWAIQHIKEKLNVNMPVDEAAFIALHIHTMKLHGGDWQETVRQTTLVRDMVHTIKDFLNIAVEEDDISYERLITHLRFSLTRTKQSKLHTMDKEMLKMIRRKYPLSYRCAAKVAKDLSSLHGINLPESELGYIALHIERLRKMRDTEEESPK; encoded by the coding sequence GTGAAAATCGCCAAGGTATTGAACAACAACGCGGTCGTAATAAAGGATAAGGGTCAGGAGAAAATTGCCATTGGATCTGGGATCGGTTTTCGGAAGGGGAAAAACGATCTTGTAAATCCCCGTAAAATTGAAAAGCTGTTTGTCTTAAAAGAAAACGAAAAACTGCAGCATTTGTTGTTGCGAATTCCTGAAGATCACTTCGTTCTTTCCGAAGAAATCATTGCTTATGCAGAAGAGCAGCTGAATACAAAGCTCAACGACCACATTCATATCGCGCTCACGGATCACCTCACCTTTGCCATTGAACGAGAAAAGAAAGGCATTCAATTAAAGAACAAATTGTTGTATGAAATCAAAACCTTGTACAAGAAAGAATTTGACATTGGCCTCTGGGCGATACAGCACATTAAAGAAAAACTGAACGTGAACATGCCTGTGGATGAAGCAGCTTTTATTGCCCTTCACATCCATACCATGAAATTGCACGGAGGTGATTGGCAGGAAACAGTCAGGCAAACGACGCTTGTGAGGGATATGGTGCACACGATCAAAGACTTTTTAAACATTGCGGTTGAGGAGGATGATATATCCTATGAAAGGTTGATCACCCATCTTCGTTTTTCCTTAACGAGAACGAAACAATCTAAGTTGCACACCATGGACAAGGAAATGCTGAAAATGATCAGGAGGAAGTATCCACTTTCATACCGTTGTGCCGCGAAGGTAGCCAAAGATTTGTCGTCCTTACACGGCATAAATCTGCCAGAAAGTGAGCTAGGCTACATTGCGCTTCACATCGAGAGACTGAGAAAGATGAGGGACACAGAGGAGGAATCACCAAAATGA
- the nagE gene encoding N-acetylglucosamine-specific PTS transporter subunit IIBC produces the protein MMTYLQRLGRSLMLPVAVLPAAAILMGIGYWLDPSGWGEGNAAAAFLIKSGSSIIDNIPILFAVGVALGLAKERDGSAALSGLVAYLVVTTLLSTESVAMLQGVEGDNVNAAFGNIGNAFVGILSGIIASLMYNRFSHVQLPDALAFFSGKRLVPIMTSVSMLVMSVILFFIWPVIYSGLVSFGTAISNLGYIGAGLYGFFNRLLIPTGLHHALNSVFWFDVAGINDIGNFWSGEGTKGVTGMYQAGFFPIMMFGLPAAGLAMYHTAKTKRKKQVASLMLAAGFAAFFTGVTEPLEFSFMFLAPALYVVHAVLTGLSLAIASFFQWTAGFGFSAGFIDFFLSSKLPLANQPYMLILQGFVFAVIYYAVFRFLIVKFNIKTPGREDDAKESTLQQTVEDEKEPTAAIAAQIYEALGGDANVTSVDNCITRLRVEVKDMDAVDKDKIEATGVPGVHVVGKHSIQVIVGTSVQFVADEIKKMRQ, from the coding sequence ATGATGACATATTTACAGAGACTCGGCAGGTCCTTGATGTTACCGGTAGCAGTATTGCCTGCCGCCGCTATTTTGATGGGGATAGGTTATTGGCTCGACCCGTCGGGATGGGGAGAAGGAAACGCTGCTGCCGCTTTCCTGATCAAATCCGGTTCTTCGATCATCGACAACATTCCCATCCTGTTTGCGGTGGGGGTAGCCCTGGGGTTGGCGAAGGAGAGAGACGGATCAGCGGCGTTGAGCGGATTGGTTGCCTATTTAGTCGTGACAACGCTCCTCTCCACTGAATCCGTTGCGATGCTGCAAGGGGTGGAGGGTGACAACGTTAACGCTGCCTTCGGAAATATCGGCAATGCCTTCGTCGGAATCCTCTCGGGTATTATCGCTTCCCTCATGTATAACCGCTTTAGTCACGTACAATTACCGGATGCGCTGGCTTTCTTTAGCGGAAAGCGGCTTGTTCCCATCATGACGTCGGTTTCTATGTTAGTCATGTCTGTCATCCTGTTCTTTATATGGCCGGTTATTTATTCCGGGCTCGTCTCGTTTGGAACGGCGATCAGCAATTTAGGCTACATCGGTGCCGGGTTATATGGATTTTTCAACAGACTTTTAATTCCGACAGGCTTGCACCACGCGTTGAACTCAGTGTTCTGGTTTGATGTAGCGGGAATTAACGACATCGGCAACTTCTGGTCGGGGGAGGGGACGAAAGGCGTGACTGGCATGTATCAAGCCGGTTTCTTCCCCATTATGATGTTCGGCTTACCTGCTGCAGGTCTTGCCATGTATCACACAGCTAAAACAAAACGAAAAAAACAAGTGGCTTCCTTAATGTTAGCTGCAGGCTTCGCCGCTTTCTTTACAGGCGTGACAGAACCGCTGGAATTTTCATTCATGTTTTTGGCACCGGCGCTGTATGTCGTTCACGCCGTCTTAACCGGTCTTTCTCTCGCCATCGCCTCGTTTTTCCAATGGACAGCAGGCTTTGGATTTAGTGCTGGATTTATAGACTTTTTCTTAAGCTCCAAACTGCCATTGGCCAATCAACCGTATATGTTAATCCTGCAAGGTTTCGTTTTTGCCGTCATTTACTACGCCGTGTTCCGCTTTTTGATCGTTAAGTTCAACATAAAAACGCCGGGCAGGGAAGACGATGCGAAGGAGTCCACATTGCAACAAACCGTGGAGGATGAGAAAGAGCCCACCGCTGCAATCGCCGCCCAGATCTACGAAGCGTTAGGCGGGGATGCGAATGTGACGTCCGTTGACAATTGTATTACACGGTTAAGGGTTGAAGTAAAAGACATGGATGCTGTAGACAAAGACAAGATCGAAGCGACAGGGGTGCCGGGGGTTCATGTGGTCGGCAAACACAGTATTCAGGTCATCGTCGGCACTTCCGTACAGTTCGTCGCTGATGAGATTAAAAAAATGCGTCAATGA
- a CDS encoding helix-turn-helix domain-containing protein, which produces MSRLIDLVEQAQQSDTEAIHTILKRFEPKIKASLKQTSSKEQEDLYQELKMKAIEVILQFDFKKTCGFWELAIKQWHADRER; this is translated from the coding sequence GTGAGTAGACTGATTGATCTAGTAGAACAGGCACAGCAGTCAGATACGGAGGCGATTCACACGATTCTCAAACGGTTTGAGCCAAAAATCAAAGCATCCCTGAAACAAACATCGTCAAAGGAGCAGGAAGACTTGTACCAGGAACTCAAAATGAAAGCGATTGAGGTAATCCTTCAATTTGATTTCAAAAAAACGTGCGGATTCTGGGAATTGGCAATCAAACAATGGCATGCTGATAGGGAGAGATAA
- a CDS encoding YvrJ family protein produces MRDVPDFLNIMQTLGNVGFPILIALFLLFRFEVRIEHMEKRIQELSEVIKELRRDYRE; encoded by the coding sequence ATGAGAGATGTCCCTGACTTCCTTAACATTATGCAAACACTGGGGAATGTTGGGTTTCCCATTTTGATTGCCCTTTTCCTTTTATTCCGTTTTGAGGTCAGAATCGAGCACATGGAGAAAAGAATCCAGGAGTTGTCTGAAGTCATCAAGGAGTTAAGGAGGGATTATCGTGAGTAG
- a CDS encoding sigma-70 family RNA polymerase sigma factor, giving the protein MTCKTARGHQGTGKGKKRIDQYADNALIQSFLKIPEHQRLYQTYVDEKTKEAEEALDRAFQKYYVEIRLIRILSNTLKRHAIRYDQKRKQQNQRLLLILDQPASCEADTTTTNLDLIKDSEAIPVEQAVIEKEDRLEDKIENPALYHAIRSLTPRQRHVLESYYLKGMTDTEIATKEGVSQQSISKVRNITLSKLKTYLLEWDKHERCP; this is encoded by the coding sequence ATGACATGTAAAACGGCACGCGGCCATCAAGGTACCGGCAAAGGGAAAAAGCGGATAGATCAATACGCCGACAATGCGCTGATACAATCATTTCTAAAAATTCCCGAACACCAACGTCTATACCAAACATACGTGGACGAGAAAACGAAAGAAGCTGAAGAAGCACTGGATCGCGCTTTTCAGAAATATTATGTGGAAATCAGACTAATCCGTATCCTTTCAAACACTTTAAAGCGGCACGCTATTCGTTACGACCAAAAAAGAAAGCAGCAAAACCAGCGCCTACTCTTAATATTGGACCAGCCCGCCAGTTGCGAAGCGGATACCACGACGACTAACCTGGACCTTATCAAAGATTCTGAAGCAATTCCTGTCGAACAAGCCGTCATTGAAAAGGAGGACCGTTTAGAGGATAAAATTGAGAACCCGGCACTCTACCATGCGATTCGTTCCCTTACTCCACGGCAAAGGCACGTTTTAGAATCCTACTATCTGAAAGGCATGACGGATACAGAAATCGCAACCAAGGAAGGGGTTTCTCAGCAATCTATTTCGAAAGTGAGAAACATCACTCTATCGAAGTTAAAAACATATCTGCTCGAGTGGGATAAACATGAGAGATGTCCCTGA
- a CDS encoding metallophosphoesterase family protein, giving the protein MTHFRFIHAADLHLDSPFRGIGSRAPESVFRRLRDSTFAAFDRLIRLCIDEKVDFLCIAGDVFDLADRSLRAQTHFQKGMRELAEHGIRAYVIHGNHDPADGGKAPLKWPDNVHFFSEREVEAVPFVKHGKEVARLYGRSYPTAKFTKRIVDDYRRDPDAPFAIGLLHTNIDGDPAHDNYAPCSKVDLLEKGFDYWALGHIHQSAIVHEREPVIVYAGNTQGRSVKETGPKGCYVVDVRDSRVDKLTFRETDDVRWHVVEVDVTGVEEMQHVLDRLLLSLERVAEESRDRCAVVRFHLTGLTKVHRQLKPAEQVLDMLEPYIEEFLQAERWLFVESVRVMTKPFISRETLLMERSFLSDYLQIAEDMKNSREQLTAVRDHVLNAVYGHREGRKHLGQLTEDEVRDLLDEAEDLAIRLFSR; this is encoded by the coding sequence GTGACGCATTTTCGTTTTATCCATGCGGCGGATCTCCACTTAGACAGTCCGTTCAGAGGAATCGGTTCGCGGGCTCCGGAGTCCGTGTTTCGCCGCTTGCGGGACTCGACATTTGCCGCGTTTGACCGTCTCATTCGTTTGTGCATTGATGAAAAGGTCGACTTTTTGTGCATCGCGGGAGACGTCTTTGACCTGGCGGATCGGAGTTTGCGCGCGCAAACCCACTTTCAAAAGGGGATGCGGGAGTTGGCCGAGCACGGTATTCGGGCGTACGTCATTCACGGCAACCACGACCCCGCCGACGGAGGGAAAGCTCCCCTCAAGTGGCCGGACAATGTCCACTTTTTTTCTGAGCGGGAAGTGGAAGCCGTTCCTTTTGTCAAACACGGGAAAGAAGTGGCCCGCCTTTACGGACGCAGTTACCCGACGGCGAAATTTACGAAACGGATCGTGGACGACTATCGACGGGATCCGGACGCTCCGTTTGCCATCGGGCTGTTACATACAAACATAGACGGTGATCCGGCGCACGACAACTACGCACCGTGTTCAAAGGTGGACTTGCTGGAGAAAGGGTTTGACTACTGGGCCCTCGGGCACATTCACCAGTCGGCAATTGTGCACGAGCGGGAACCGGTGATCGTGTACGCCGGGAATACGCAAGGACGCAGTGTGAAGGAGACCGGTCCGAAAGGGTGTTACGTTGTCGACGTGCGGGATAGCCGGGTGGACAAGCTGACCTTCCGGGAAACGGACGACGTGCGTTGGCATGTCGTCGAGGTGGATGTAACGGGGGTAGAAGAAATGCAACACGTCCTGGACCGCCTGCTCCTGTCGCTGGAACGGGTTGCAGAGGAGTCCCGCGATCGGTGTGCAGTCGTCCGCTTTCATTTAACCGGATTGACCAAAGTGCATCGGCAACTGAAACCGGCTGAACAGGTGTTGGACATGTTGGAACCTTACATAGAGGAATTTCTGCAAGCGGAACGCTGGCTGTTTGTCGAGTCTGTCCGGGTGATGACGAAACCTTTCATTTCCCGGGAAACGCTGTTGATGGAGCGCAGTTTTTTAAGCGACTACTTACAGATAGCGGAAGACATGAAAAACAGTCGTGAACAGTTAACCGCGGTGCGGGATCACGTCCTAAATGCCGTCTACGGGCACAGGGAAGGGCGCAAACATCTCGGACAGCTGACAGAGGATGAGGTGCGGGATTTACTGGATGAGGCAGAAGACTTGGCGATCCGTTTATTTTCGCGGTAA
- a CDS encoding ATP-binding protein, translated as MRIEEIHVYGFGQLQDVSYRFRDGINVIEGLNEAGKTTLMAFIRGVLFGFESRRNPELRYEPEGGTFGGAVVLTDSQGRTYRVERIFRRKIAGDVTVQLPDGGEEGEAFLHRLLGNMNEKVFKNIFAFGLSELQRIDTLQEDEINQFIYTAGTGDGNTIRDAQKELSAMEQELFRPGGSKARINRKLQQIRESTQELNRLKQENEQYEQLVQQLEELDRSIEQEEARIESWRQDIAVLEKMLSHYDDYTQYIAVQDRLKTLPDIENFPEDGVHRLETFVRNIREWKAQIHDLEEQRDRVREQLDSADDVTPLLDNRVEIEDLRDRFNSFREHQEQAEQCLQNARREQERVKELCEKLGPGWTEEKLTSFDTSVVAKQAVRTFASELGELESARSLAQHEREVAQRNVERQAEQLEAWLNREAPRPVKNKEELDEEHRHWEQANDLTQQLASLDHRIAGLKEKVKEYEETEAALSRANRHAHSSVWKWVSLGLTLLIPVFVWMWGQPVAAMVAFGVLALLTVREFVQKGENGSPVHDLRQKREAAQGELHRLQADADHKRETLHELCRKHGQVDGDLRTWENELEEAKETLRQWERWKEQRDEKERERAQAQTRLAEAEYKLEQVEAVYREKCEQWESWLKTRGLPSTHVPPEGDRPLSPELVLDVMREIEAAKDALRRTSDYRSERARHEQFVKEYIRKLQSVLAQTNVEVTVTDSEYQVRELSRLLEEAKEEANRHRQLRQKLEELEDDVRKVAHRLHVEEEELSRLLQQGGAENEEMFRLRAEQYGERKRLEQEQKLITQALSRLGKELRHLEHAQGRGTDRSFSGQPRHELDDIQYVQKVMSQTSKGEMEDELLSLQEKLREGREREKALRHERAALSVKIEQLASGTDLSEQNQWCQQLVTDLQEDAREWAVVALTRHILQRAMEVYEKEKQPGVLKKASRYLQEMTEGRYHRVLAPIGEQTLKVERQDGRRFEPAFLSRGTVEQLYLAMRFALVEEYASQVVLPLILDDIFVNFDPYRTRAAIRTLEAIGEMRQVLFFTCHAHLSTLFEEERVPYERIALTTHVPQWQ; from the coding sequence GTGCGTATTGAGGAAATACACGTGTACGGGTTCGGCCAGCTGCAAGATGTATCTTACCGTTTCCGAGACGGTATTAACGTGATAGAAGGTTTGAACGAAGCGGGAAAAACGACGCTGATGGCTTTCATCCGCGGCGTGTTGTTCGGCTTTGAAAGCCGGCGCAATCCCGAGCTGCGGTATGAACCGGAAGGCGGCACGTTCGGCGGCGCTGTTGTCCTCACGGATTCGCAAGGGAGAACGTATCGCGTGGAACGCATTTTCCGCAGAAAAATTGCCGGCGATGTGACGGTGCAGCTTCCCGACGGAGGGGAAGAAGGCGAAGCGTTTTTACACCGCTTACTGGGCAACATGAATGAAAAAGTGTTCAAAAACATTTTCGCCTTCGGTTTGAGTGAATTGCAGCGCATTGACACTCTGCAAGAGGACGAGATTAATCAGTTCATTTACACCGCGGGAACCGGTGACGGAAATACGATCCGCGATGCGCAAAAAGAATTGTCCGCCATGGAACAAGAACTGTTCCGCCCAGGCGGAAGCAAGGCGAGAATCAACCGCAAACTGCAGCAGATTCGCGAAAGCACGCAGGAACTGAACCGGCTCAAGCAGGAGAACGAACAGTACGAACAGCTCGTCCAGCAATTGGAGGAACTGGACCGCTCCATCGAGCAGGAGGAAGCGCGCATCGAATCTTGGCGGCAGGACATCGCCGTACTGGAAAAAATGCTGAGTCACTACGACGATTACACACAATACATCGCGGTGCAAGATCGCTTGAAGACCCTTCCGGACATTGAGAATTTCCCTGAAGACGGCGTACACCGTCTGGAAACGTTCGTCCGCAACATTCGCGAGTGGAAAGCCCAGATCCACGATCTAGAGGAACAACGGGACCGGGTGCGGGAACAGCTGGACTCTGCGGACGACGTGACGCCGCTTCTTGACAACCGTGTGGAGATTGAAGACCTGCGGGACAGATTCAACAGCTTTCGCGAACATCAAGAGCAAGCGGAACAGTGTTTGCAGAACGCCCGCCGGGAACAGGAGCGGGTAAAAGAGCTTTGTGAGAAACTGGGGCCTGGCTGGACGGAAGAAAAACTTACGTCTTTCGATACATCCGTCGTAGCCAAACAGGCTGTCCGCACGTTTGCTTCAGAATTGGGTGAACTCGAATCGGCTCGGTCTCTGGCCCAACATGAACGGGAGGTCGCCCAGCGAAACGTGGAACGGCAGGCGGAACAGCTTGAAGCGTGGCTGAACCGCGAAGCGCCTCGCCCGGTGAAAAACAAAGAGGAGCTGGATGAAGAACACAGGCACTGGGAACAGGCGAACGACTTGACACAGCAACTCGCCTCCCTGGATCACCGCATCGCTGGATTGAAGGAGAAAGTAAAGGAGTATGAAGAGACTGAAGCGGCTTTGTCACGAGCCAACCGTCACGCCCATTCGTCAGTCTGGAAGTGGGTGTCCCTTGGCCTCACCTTGTTGATCCCCGTTTTTGTGTGGATGTGGGGTCAGCCGGTTGCGGCAATGGTGGCCTTCGGCGTGCTGGCTCTGTTGACGGTCAGGGAGTTTGTGCAGAAAGGGGAAAATGGGTCTCCCGTACACGATCTGAGGCAAAAAAGGGAAGCGGCACAAGGGGAGCTACACCGTTTACAAGCTGACGCAGATCACAAAAGGGAAACGTTACACGAGCTGTGTCGTAAACACGGACAGGTAGACGGTGATCTACGGACGTGGGAAAACGAGTTGGAAGAGGCGAAGGAAACGCTGCGTCAATGGGAGCGGTGGAAAGAACAGCGCGATGAGAAAGAGCGGGAACGTGCTCAAGCCCAGACACGGTTAGCGGAGGCGGAGTACAAGCTGGAACAGGTGGAGGCTGTGTACCGGGAGAAGTGTGAGCAGTGGGAAAGCTGGCTCAAAACCCGCGGTTTGCCTTCTACTCATGTACCGCCGGAAGGCGACCGACCGTTATCCCCGGAACTCGTGTTGGACGTAATGCGGGAGATTGAAGCGGCCAAAGACGCATTGCGCCGCACATCCGATTACCGATCGGAGCGCGCCAGACACGAACAGTTTGTGAAGGAGTACATCCGCAAACTGCAATCCGTGCTCGCACAAACAAACGTCGAGGTCACCGTGACCGATTCGGAATATCAAGTGCGTGAGTTAAGCCGCCTGTTAGAAGAGGCGAAAGAGGAGGCGAACCGTCACCGGCAACTGCGCCAGAAGTTGGAAGAACTTGAGGATGACGTGCGCAAAGTAGCACACCGTTTGCACGTTGAGGAAGAAGAACTGTCTCGCTTACTACAGCAAGGCGGGGCGGAGAACGAAGAGATGTTCCGCTTGAGAGCGGAGCAATACGGTGAGCGCAAACGGCTGGAACAAGAACAGAAGCTCATCACTCAGGCTCTCAGCCGCTTGGGGAAGGAGCTGCGCCATCTCGAACATGCCCAAGGTCGTGGAACGGATCGTTCCTTCTCAGGGCAACCACGACATGAGCTGGACGATATCCAATACGTACAAAAGGTGATGTCGCAGACGAGTAAGGGAGAAATGGAAGATGAGCTTCTTTCCTTACAAGAGAAGCTGCGTGAAGGACGTGAACGCGAGAAAGCGTTGCGTCACGAACGAGCGGCCCTCAGTGTGAAAATTGAACAGCTGGCGTCAGGCACCGATCTGTCAGAGCAAAATCAATGGTGCCAGCAACTCGTCACCGATTTGCAAGAGGACGCGCGGGAGTGGGCGGTCGTCGCTTTAACCCGGCACATCTTACAGCGTGCGATGGAGGTGTACGAGAAGGAAAAACAGCCTGGCGTGTTAAAGAAAGCTTCCCGCTATTTACAGGAGATGACAGAGGGACGCTATCATCGCGTGCTGGCGCCCATCGGGGAACAAACCCTTAAAGTGGAGCGGCAGGACGGCCGCCGGTTTGAACCCGCCTTTTTAAGCCGCGGCACGGTAGAGCAGCTTTATTTGGCCATGCGTTTCGCCCTGGTGGAGGAATATGCCTCCCAGGTCGTCCTCCCCCTCATATTGGACGACATTTTCGTCAACTTTGACCCTTACCGGACGCGTGCCGCCATCCGAACTTTGGAGGCGATTGGAGAAATGCGGCAAGTTTTGTTCTTTACGTGTCACGCCCATCTCTCGACGCTGTTCGAGGAGGAACGCGTCCCTTACGAGCGGATTGCGTTGACGACGCACGTGCCGCAATGGCAGTAA